In Manduca sexta isolate Smith_Timp_Sample1 unplaced genomic scaffold, JHU_Msex_v1.0 HiC_scaffold_1848, whole genome shotgun sequence, a single window of DNA contains:
- the LOC115439746 gene encoding uncharacterized protein LOC115439746, translated as MMKLLYIFGVIYFVGSLWRSTEGQDFEDPLKSFQPITLDYVNRGSFNISGCLNDLINCWELVRGDVICWHGRYFETVCGLSREYCQDVIGDIDTTLTYYEFTLFEAVCQNRWHENYT; from the exons ATGATGAAACTGTTGTATATCTTtggtgtaatttattttgtgggCT CGCTATGGCGCAGTACTGAAGGGCAGGACTTCGAAGATCCATTAAAGAGTTTTCAGCCAATCACTTTGGACTATGTCAATCGCGGCAGCTTTAACATCTCCGGCTGCCTAAATGATCTTATCAACTGTTGGGAACTCGTCAG AGGCGATGTGATCTGCTGGCACGGCAGATATTTTGAAACAGTTTGCGGATTGAGCAGGGAATACTGCCAGGATGTTATCGGAGACATTGACA CGACCCTGACATACTACGAGTTCACTTTATTCGAGGCAGTATGTCAAAACAGGTGGCATGAAAATTACACGTAG